From Bosea sp. NBC_00550, the proteins below share one genomic window:
- the ispG gene encoding flavodoxin-dependent (E)-4-hydroxy-3-methylbut-2-enyl-diphosphate synthase encodes MNERAFSYLTPERAGPLARQLTVPVKVGNVTVGGGAPIVVQSMTNTDTADISATVAQVAALARQGSELVRITVDRDEAAAAVPKIRERLDRVGIDVPLVGDFHYIGHKLLADHPACAEALAKYRINPGNVGFKDKKDKQFSQIIEMAIRHRKPVRIGANWGSLDQELLTALMDENAVSARPLDARAIMREAMVQSALLSAERAEELGLAREYIILSAKVSGVQDLITVYRMLASRANYAIHLGLTEAGMGSKGIVASSAALGILLQEGIGDTIRYSLTPEPGGDRTLEVRTAQELLQTMGFRAFVPLVAACPGCGRTTSTVFQELARDIQDWISTSMPEWKTRYPGVENLNVAVMGCIVNGPGESKHADIGISLPGTGEAPTAPVFVDGKKVTTLRGTGIADEFKTMVASYVERRFGAGLGAAG; translated from the coding sequence ATGAATGAGCGCGCCTTTTCCTATCTGACGCCGGAACGCGCCGGGCCGCTCGCCCGTCAGCTGACCGTACCGGTCAAGGTCGGCAACGTCACCGTCGGCGGCGGCGCGCCGATCGTCGTGCAGTCGATGACGAATACGGACACCGCCGACATCAGCGCCACGGTGGCGCAGGTCGCGGCGCTCGCCCGGCAGGGCTCGGAGCTGGTGCGCATCACGGTCGACCGCGACGAGGCCGCAGCCGCCGTGCCGAAGATCCGCGAGCGGCTGGACCGCGTCGGCATCGACGTGCCGCTGGTCGGGGACTTCCACTATATCGGCCACAAGCTGCTGGCCGATCATCCGGCCTGCGCCGAGGCGCTGGCGAAGTACCGGATCAACCCCGGCAATGTCGGCTTCAAGGACAAGAAGGACAAGCAGTTCTCGCAGATCATCGAGATGGCAATCAGGCACCGCAAGCCTGTCCGCATCGGCGCCAACTGGGGCTCGCTCGACCAGGAACTGCTGACCGCGCTGATGGACGAGAATGCGGTGAGCGCGCGCCCGCTCGACGCCCGCGCCATCATGCGCGAGGCCATGGTGCAATCGGCCCTGCTCTCGGCCGAGCGCGCCGAGGAACTCGGCCTCGCCCGCGAATACATCATCCTTTCGGCCAAGGTCTCGGGCGTGCAGGACCTGATCACGGTCTACCGCATGCTCGCGAGCCGGGCGAACTACGCCATCCATCTCGGGCTCACCGAGGCCGGCATGGGCTCGAAGGGCATCGTCGCCTCCTCCGCCGCGCTCGGCATCCTCCTGCAGGAAGGCATCGGCGACACGATCCGCTATTCGCTGACGCCGGAACCGGGCGGAGACCGCACGCTTGAGGTCAGGACGGCGCAGGAACTGCTCCAGACCATGGGCTTCCGCGCCTTCGTGCCGCTCGTCGCCGCCTGCCCCGGCTGCGGCCGCACGACCTCGACCGTGTTCCAGGAGCTGGCGCGCGACATCCAGGACTGGATCTCCACCTCGATGCCCGAATGGAAGACGCGCTATCCCGGCGTCGAGAACCTCAACGTCGCGGTGATGGGCTGCATCGTCAACGGACCCGGCGAGTCCAAGCATGCCGATATCGGCATCTCGCTGCCGGGCACAGGCGAGGCGCCGACCGCCCCTGTCTTCGTCGACGGCAAGAAGGTCACGACCCTGCGCGGCACTGGAATCGCGGACGAGTTCAAGACGATGGTTGCGAGCTATGTCGAGCGGCGCTTCGGCGCTGGTCTCGGCGCGGCTGGCTGA